A DNA window from Niabella yanshanensis contains the following coding sequences:
- the miaB gene encoding tRNA (N6-isopentenyl adenosine(37)-C2)-methylthiotransferase MiaB encodes MLDLVANKTHDEQRQGESYAPFSVDPNEYQKKFYIESYGCAMNFADSEVVASILNKEGFGATRNVEEANLIFINTCSIREKAEQTVRKRLTEFRKLKARNPGTLVGVLGCMAERLKSKFLEEEKLVDIVVGPDAYRSLPRLVDEAADGHRSIDVLLSREETYADIAPVRLNTNGVSAFVSIMRGCNNMCSFCVVPFTRGRERSRDAESIINECKDLFENGYREVTLLGQNVDSYYYNAESNSTEHAVTFAQLLEKVALISPLLRVRFSTSHPKDITSDVLRTMAAHENICKCIHLPVQSGSTRVLQLMNRTYTREWYMMKVDEIRAILPDCSLTSDMIAGFCTETEEEHQETLSIMDYTRYDYSYMFFYSERPGTLAQRRYKDDIPVEVKKRRLQEIIEKQNELSRINFAQDLGKTFKVLIDGDSKRSADDWVGRTSQNKVVIFPKNNMDLQKGDYVEVKVNNCTQATLFGEII; translated from the coding sequence ATGCTTGATTTGGTAGCGAATAAAACGCATGATGAACAACGGCAGGGAGAAAGTTATGCTCCTTTTTCGGTGGACCCTAATGAGTATCAAAAGAAATTCTATATCGAAAGCTATGGCTGCGCAATGAACTTTGCCGACAGTGAAGTAGTGGCATCTATTTTAAACAAAGAAGGTTTTGGCGCTACGCGAAATGTGGAAGAAGCCAACCTTATTTTTATTAATACCTGCTCTATACGCGAAAAAGCAGAGCAAACAGTTCGCAAGCGCCTGACAGAATTCAGGAAGCTGAAGGCCCGTAACCCCGGCACGCTGGTGGGCGTATTGGGTTGCATGGCAGAGCGTTTAAAATCCAAGTTTTTAGAAGAAGAAAAACTGGTAGATATTGTAGTAGGCCCTGATGCTTACCGCAGCCTGCCCAGGCTGGTAGATGAAGCGGCAGACGGGCACAGAAGCATTGACGTATTGCTCAGTCGCGAAGAAACTTATGCCGACATTGCACCTGTTCGTTTAAACACCAATGGGGTATCTGCTTTTGTGAGCATTATGCGCGGTTGTAACAATATGTGCTCTTTTTGTGTTGTGCCCTTTACAAGAGGCCGTGAACGCAGTCGCGATGCGGAAAGCATTATTAATGAGTGTAAGGACCTGTTTGAGAATGGCTACCGCGAGGTAACCCTGCTGGGACAAAATGTTGATAGCTATTATTACAATGCAGAAAGTAATAGCACCGAACATGCCGTAACTTTTGCACAATTATTGGAAAAAGTGGCACTGATCTCTCCTTTGCTCAGGGTTCGTTTTTCTACCTCCCACCCTAAAGATATTACCAGTGATGTGCTGCGTACCATGGCCGCTCACGAAAACATCTGTAAATGTATCCACCTTCCGGTGCAAAGTGGTTCTACACGCGTTTTACAGCTCATGAACCGTACTTATACACGTGAATGGTATATGATGAAGGTGGATGAGATCAGGGCTATTTTGCCTGACTGCAGTCTTACTTCGGACATGATTGCAGGCTTCTGTACGGAAACAGAGGAAGAGCACCAGGAAACCCTTTCTATCATGGATTATACCAGATACGACTATAGCTATATGTTCTTTTACAGCGAACGCCCGGGCACATTGGCACAACGCCGTTATAAAGACGATATTCCGGTGGAAGTGAAGAAGCGCAGGCTGCAGGAGATCATCGAAAAACAAAATGAATTATCACGCATTAATTTTGCGCAGGACCTTGGTAAAACGTTTAAAGTGCTGATTGATGGAGACAGCAAGCGCAGCGCTGATGATTGGGTAGGACGTACCTCGCAAAATAAGGTTGTGATCTTCCCTAAAAACAATATGGACTTGCAAAAAGGTGATTATGTGGAAGTAAAAGTGAACAATTGCACACAAGCTACCCTGTTTGGAGAGATTATATAG
- a CDS encoding nucleotidyltransferase family protein: MIPVVKENINALREVCRNLSVSKLYLFGSAARESDFNELSDIDFLFRFESDAEHMKSEIKPDYLNLLFQLESVLKRKVDLVWIDGITNPYFIQSVKKDLTPIYGA, translated from the coding sequence ATGATACCAGTTGTAAAAGAAAATATTAACGCGTTACGGGAAGTCTGCAGGAACTTATCGGTTAGTAAGTTATACCTTTTCGGCAGTGCTGCACGTGAAAGCGACTTCAATGAATTGAGTGATATCGATTTTCTTTTCCGATTCGAAAGCGACGCAGAACATATGAAAAGTGAAATAAAACCAGACTATCTAAATTTACTTTTTCAATTGGAAAGCGTGCTGAAAAGGAAAGTTGATCTGGTTTGGATAGATGGTATCACAAATCCATATTTTATTCAATCAGTAAAAAAGGATTTAACACCTATATATGGAGCTTGA
- a CDS encoding HepT-like ribonuclease domain-containing protein produces the protein MELEVLKYLHDILESIERLLTYSSQIDKVEQIQKSDMLKDAIERRLSVIGEALYKANKINKDIPITNKNKIISLRHIIVHDYDSVNPAGLFIILKDHLALLHEEVKHILEQFPPEKNISLDI, from the coding sequence ATGGAGCTTGAAGTACTAAAATATCTACATGACATTTTAGAAAGCATTGAACGATTGCTTACCTACTCATCTCAAATAGACAAAGTAGAGCAGATTCAAAAAAGCGATATGCTAAAGGATGCTATTGAACGAAGATTAAGTGTTATAGGAGAAGCTCTCTATAAAGCTAATAAAATCAATAAAGACATTCCAATAACCAACAAAAATAAAATCATCTCATTACGACATATTATTGTGCATGATTATGACAGTGTGAATCCTGCCGGTTTGTTTATTATTTTAAAAGACCACCTGGCATTACTGCATGAAGAGGTTAAACATATATTAGAACAATTTCCTCCCGAAAAAAACATCAGCCTGGATATTTAA
- a CDS encoding sigma-54 interaction domain-containing protein encodes MDLQSIKNRFGIIGNSPELNYALQVAAQVSNTDLTVLIIGDSGVGKEAFSSIIHSLSSRKHNPFIAVNCGAIPEGTIDSELFGHEKGSFTGAVDARKGYFETVNGGTIFLDEIGEMPLGTQARLLRVLEAGEYIRVGSSKVQKTDVRVIAATNKDLLQLVQQNKFREDLYYRLSTVPIRVPSLTHRKEDIVLLFRKFAADFADKYKTQSVQLDEEAKNLLLTYPWPGNVRELKNIAEQISVLSPEKNISSRELSRYLQPYSNNRLPAVVVGGQNQQEFQNEREILYKLFFDMKKDVNELKKMFLEVLQNPSIAEQNPSFINDLKDLKTGPDNFQQLPTSLQIELPNSIPVSAQQPMPIHIGMDNGIHDHEEVEESLNIMDKEKELIIKALKKHKSKRKDAALDLGISERTLYRKLKEYDIEEL; translated from the coding sequence ATGGATTTACAATCAATAAAAAACCGCTTTGGCATTATTGGCAACTCGCCTGAGCTCAACTATGCGTTGCAGGTGGCAGCACAGGTCTCCAATACCGACCTTACTGTTTTAATTATAGGAGACAGTGGCGTAGGTAAAGAAGCGTTTTCTTCTATCATACACTCCTTATCATCGCGTAAACACAACCCGTTTATTGCCGTTAACTGCGGCGCTATACCCGAGGGCACCATCGACTCTGAATTATTCGGCCACGAAAAAGGTTCTTTCACCGGAGCTGTGGATGCCCGGAAAGGCTATTTTGAAACCGTAAACGGCGGTACCATTTTCCTGGATGAAATTGGTGAAATGCCTTTAGGTACACAGGCCCGTTTATTACGGGTACTGGAAGCCGGAGAGTATATACGCGTAGGATCAAGCAAAGTGCAAAAAACGGATGTGCGGGTTATAGCAGCTACCAATAAAGACCTCCTGCAGCTGGTGCAACAAAATAAGTTCAGGGAAGACCTTTACTACCGTTTAAGCACAGTGCCTATCAGGGTGCCCTCACTTACTCATCGTAAAGAAGATATTGTGCTGCTGTTCAGGAAATTTGCAGCCGACTTTGCAGACAAGTACAAAACACAATCGGTACAGCTGGACGAAGAGGCAAAAAACCTGTTGCTTACTTATCCCTGGCCCGGTAATGTGCGTGAATTAAAGAATATTGCAGAGCAGATCTCCGTATTGTCGCCTGAAAAAAATATCAGCTCGAGGGAACTCAGCCGATACCTGCAGCCTTACTCAAATAACAGGTTGCCAGCCGTTGTGGTAGGCGGACAAAACCAGCAGGAATTTCAAAACGAGAGGGAGATACTCTACAAGCTTTTCTTCGATATGAAGAAGGACGTGAATGAGTTAAAGAAGATGTTCCTGGAAGTATTACAAAACCCTTCTATTGCTGAGCAAAACCCTTCGTTTATCAACGACCTTAAAGACCTGAAGACGGGTCCTGACAATTTCCAGCAATTACCAACGTCTTTGCAGATTGAGCTACCCAATAGTATTCCCGTATCAGCACAACAACCGATGCCCATTCATATTGGTATGGATAATGGCATTCATGATCATGAAGAAGTAGAGGAAAGTCTGAACATTATGGATAAGGAAAAGGAGCTGATCATTAAAGCCTTAAAGAAACATAAAAGCAAGAGAAAAGATGCTGCATTGGACCTGGGCATCAGTGAACGTACACTTTACAGAAAACTAAAAGAATATGACATTGAAGAGTTATAA
- the lptE gene encoding LPS assembly lipoprotein LptE: MTLKSYKGLFVFLSVIAVFFLAFTQSSCKVRYGFQDAKSIPDSLQYVKINPMTNSASYVNPRLAPELTDRLIQKVMRQTKLQLTRGDDAQWVIDSKITSYSFSTSGVSNQQVNSNRLNVGVNIIIRDNKTQKVIGKYDVSTPFDYAGTLSLQQAEQGLLDQMLRDIPDALFNRIFSNW, from the coding sequence ATGACATTGAAGAGTTATAAAGGACTATTTGTTTTCCTTTCCGTTATTGCAGTTTTCTTCCTGGCCTTCACACAAAGCAGTTGCAAAGTGCGTTACGGGTTCCAGGATGCCAAGTCCATCCCGGATTCACTGCAATACGTGAAGATCAACCCCATGACAAACAGCGCTTCCTATGTTAACCCCAGGCTGGCGCCTGAACTTACCGACAGGCTGATACAAAAAGTGATGCGTCAAACCAAATTGCAGTTGACAAGAGGAGATGACGCTCAGTGGGTTATTGATAGCAAAATCACCAGCTACTCTTTTTCTACTTCGGGTGTTTCTAACCAACAGGTCAACTCTAACCGTTTAAATGTGGGTGTCAACATTATAATAAGAGACAACAAGACACAAAAAGTTATTGGTAAATATGATGTAAGCACACCTTTTGATTATGCGGGAACCCTGAGTTTACAACAGGCAGAACAGGGCTTACTGGACCAAATGCTGCGGGATATACCCGACGCCCTTTTTAATAGAATTTTCTCCAACTGGTAA
- the secG gene encoding preprotein translocase subunit SecG: MTILFVILIILVAVILGFFVLIQNPKGGGLSGNFAGVSSQFMGVKQTNDILERGTWIFAVLIGVLSLLSTFFISGSNTGTDGRLQDIGNAPIQQPATKPVTPLNTVPATTAPATTAPAADSGK; this comes from the coding sequence ATGACCATTTTATTTGTAATACTCATTATACTTGTTGCCGTGATCCTGGGATTCTTCGTTTTGATACAGAATCCTAAAGGTGGTGGGTTATCGGGCAATTTTGCAGGTGTGAGCAGCCAGTTTATGGGTGTAAAACAAACCAATGATATTCTGGAAAGAGGCACCTGGATATTTGCCGTTCTGATCGGTGTATTGAGCCTGTTATCTACTTTCTTTATTTCCGGTTCTAATACCGGTACAGATGGCAGATTACAGGATATCGGAAATGCCCCCATTCAGCAACCCGCTACAAAACCAGTTACTCCGCTGAATACAGTGCCGGCAACAACAGCACCTGCTACTACAGCACCTGCTGCAGACTCTGGCAAATAA
- the mltG gene encoding endolytic transglycosylase MltG yields the protein MKIILAILLLAGIFVAFKLLGPAAHQPEDGFLYVKTGTTMEQLKQQLVEDEILPGLTWFNITEKFLSFDQVKPGKYKIEGGMSVVSLLRMLRNGSQTPVSFVVTKLRTREQLAGKMGKAFEFDSTDAIRFLNNNDSLAPYGLDTNTVMGVVLPLTYENRWNTTPEAVFSKFNDAYKNFWTAERKQKAAQKGLTITQVTTLASIVDEETNASKEKGTIASVYMNRIAKGMPLQADPTVKFALKDFTIKRVLFKHLATPSPFNTYRNKGLPPGPICTPQEATLDAVLNAPQTEYIYFVASPAFDGTHDFSTNYEDHMKLAKKYQEALNQRFGKIKDSTEK from the coding sequence TTGAAAATAATCCTCGCGATCCTGCTATTGGCCGGCATCTTCGTTGCGTTTAAACTGTTGGGACCTGCGGCTCACCAACCGGAAGACGGATTTTTATATGTGAAGACGGGTACTACGATGGAACAGCTAAAACAACAGCTTGTTGAGGATGAAATTCTACCTGGTTTGACCTGGTTTAATATTACAGAAAAGTTTTTAAGCTTCGACCAGGTAAAACCCGGTAAATATAAAATCGAGGGCGGTATGAGTGTAGTAAGCCTGCTGCGGATGTTGCGTAACGGGAGTCAAACGCCGGTAAGCTTTGTTGTAACCAAACTACGCACCCGGGAACAACTGGCGGGAAAAATGGGGAAAGCATTTGAGTTCGATTCTACAGACGCCATCCGCTTCCTGAACAATAACGACTCATTGGCACCCTATGGCCTTGATACCAATACAGTAATGGGCGTTGTTCTTCCATTAACCTACGAAAATAGATGGAACACCACACCGGAGGCTGTTTTTAGCAAATTCAACGACGCTTATAAAAACTTCTGGACAGCCGAAAGAAAACAAAAAGCTGCCCAAAAGGGATTGACCATAACCCAGGTAACTACGCTTGCCTCCATTGTGGATGAAGAGACCAACGCATCAAAAGAGAAAGGTACTATAGCAAGTGTATACATGAACCGTATTGCCAAGGGAATGCCCCTACAGGCAGATCCAACGGTAAAGTTCGCACTTAAAGACTTTACTATTAAAAGAGTATTGTTTAAGCACCTGGCTACGCCGTCGCCGTTTAATACGTATCGCAATAAAGGACTTCCTCCCGGGCCGATATGTACCCCGCAGGAAGCCACGCTGGATGCTGTTTTAAACGCACCACAGACGGAATACATCTATTTTGTAGCCAGTCCGGCCTTTGACGGCACGCACGATTTTTCTACGAATTACGAGGACCATATGAAGCTGGCGAAAAAGTACCAGGAGGCATTGAACCAAAGGTTTGGAAAAATTAAGGACTCTACTGAAAAATAA
- a CDS encoding YihY/virulence factor BrkB family protein — MGVGKKIKEKVEDSGVWRQMVARSRSENLPGFRSVSLFNTVKKFKEHVVWDDLIERASAISFNSAMALPPLLLFLCTLIPIIARFTFVIQLDLDEQLYDLIRDVIPASNNNEPIVAFVHGIINEPRNGLLIFSIFLSIFFSSNAMMGVMRSFDKDYTGFTKRKGIRKRLTAIRITLVLVFLFILCLALLIAQQSVLEWLGIENEWLAAALGKVRWVLIILLLFFIISYIYRHAPSVHKKWKILTPGSIIATCLVIVCSLAFSWYVSKFGTYNKLYGSIGTIIVLLALMFLNSLILLIGFEINASIYALAKTREDKEALKD; from the coding sequence ATGGGCGTAGGCAAAAAAATAAAAGAGAAAGTGGAAGACTCGGGAGTCTGGCGGCAAATGGTGGCGCGAAGCCGCTCTGAAAACCTGCCGGGCTTCAGAAGCGTGTCTCTTTTCAATACCGTAAAAAAGTTTAAAGAGCATGTGGTTTGGGATGACCTGATTGAGAGGGCGTCGGCTATTTCTTTTAACTCGGCAATGGCATTGCCGCCCCTTTTGCTTTTCCTTTGCACCTTGATACCAATTATTGCACGTTTTACGTTTGTTATACAGCTCGACCTCGATGAGCAGTTATATGATTTGATCAGGGATGTAATTCCCGCAAGTAATAACAACGAACCGATTGTTGCTTTCGTACACGGTATTATCAATGAACCGAGAAACGGGCTTTTGATATTCAGTATTTTTCTTTCTATCTTTTTTTCATCCAATGCGATGATGGGCGTCATGCGCTCTTTCGATAAGGATTACACCGGCTTCACCAAGCGAAAGGGAATCAGGAAAAGATTAACGGCTATACGAATAACGCTGGTGTTAGTTTTTCTTTTTATCCTATGCCTGGCCCTACTCATCGCACAGCAGTCTGTATTGGAATGGCTGGGTATTGAAAACGAGTGGTTAGCCGCTGCTTTAGGGAAAGTACGGTGGGTGCTTATTATCCTCCTGCTGTTTTTCATTATTTCATATATCTACCGACACGCGCCGTCAGTCCATAAGAAATGGAAAATTCTCACGCCAGGGTCTATTATCGCAACCTGCCTTGTGATAGTTTGCTCTTTAGCTTTCTCATGGTATGTAAGCAAATTCGGCACTTATAATAAATTATACGGCTCCATAGGAACGATTATCGTTTTACTGGCCCTGATGTTCTTAAACTCATTGATCCTTTTAATTGGATTTGAAATCAATGCCAGTATTTACGCATTGGCTAAAACCCGTGAAGACAAAGAAGCTCTGAAAGATTAG
- a CDS encoding DUF4126 domain-containing protein: protein MNFEIQAIAATALGIALAACCGFRVFLPMLVAGLVSRFQLFHFSESFQWLATTPALICLGAATVLEISAYYVPFIDNLLDTIAAPAAAIAGTLLATSVIPVDNEWMKWIIGIVAGGGGAGLVSSGTGLLRLLSSKTTLGTGNAVVATGENTAALGGALLSFLIPIVMAVLFLLFFIWIVKKIVNRFRKPPLKHNPDY, encoded by the coding sequence ATGAATTTTGAGATCCAGGCAATTGCTGCCACTGCTTTGGGAATTGCATTGGCCGCCTGCTGTGGCTTCCGGGTTTTTCTCCCCATGCTGGTAGCCGGCTTAGTAAGCAGATTTCAGTTGTTTCATTTTTCAGAGAGCTTTCAATGGCTTGCGACCACTCCCGCGCTGATTTGCCTGGGCGCGGCAACCGTACTTGAAATTTCAGCTTATTATGTTCCGTTTATTGACAACCTTTTAGATACTATTGCAGCCCCGGCAGCGGCTATTGCGGGCACTTTACTGGCAACCTCGGTGATACCTGTCGATAATGAATGGATGAAATGGATTATTGGCATTGTAGCAGGCGGCGGTGGTGCAGGACTGGTTTCTTCCGGTACCGGCCTGCTGAGATTATTAAGCAGTAAAACCACCCTGGGCACAGGTAATGCTGTTGTAGCAACCGGGGAAAATACTGCTGCCTTAGGTGGAGCCTTGCTGAGCTTTCTCATACCAATTGTAATGGCAGTACTCTTTTTGCTGTTTTTTATATGGATCGTTAAGAAAATAGTTAACCGGTTTCGTAAGCCTCCCCTTAAACACAACCCCGACTACTAG
- the mnmD gene encoding tRNA (5-methylaminomethyl-2-thiouridine)(34)-methyltransferase MnmD, whose product MIRKYEIVETADGSHTLKLVDTDITFHSKKGAIQESLHVFIQSGFDYFARENPTEKVVKIFEVGLGTGLNALLTAKAARKKNKQVVYKAVDLYPLGGDIFNLLNYPQILDEIELYRAVMQTGWEQLIYVNPFFKLQKIRVGLEQYTFTEPQHIIYFDAFAPEDQEEMWTEPICKKMFDALESRGVLVTYCSKSVVRRALVSAGFMVEKIPGPPGKREIVRAIKS is encoded by the coding sequence ATGATTAGAAAATATGAAATAGTTGAAACAGCAGATGGTAGTCATACCCTGAAGCTGGTTGATACCGATATAACCTTTCATTCGAAAAAAGGGGCTATACAGGAGTCCTTGCATGTTTTTATACAAAGTGGCTTTGATTATTTTGCCCGGGAAAATCCCACGGAAAAAGTGGTGAAAATATTCGAAGTGGGGCTTGGGACGGGACTCAACGCTTTACTGACAGCTAAAGCCGCGCGCAAAAAGAACAAACAGGTGGTGTATAAAGCGGTAGACCTCTATCCTTTGGGCGGCGATATCTTTAACCTGCTTAATTATCCTCAAATACTGGATGAGATTGAACTGTACAGGGCTGTTATGCAAACAGGATGGGAGCAACTAATATACGTCAATCCTTTCTTTAAGCTTCAAAAGATCAGGGTAGGGCTGGAGCAATATACTTTTACAGAACCGCAGCATATTATTTATTTCGATGCTTTTGCCCCCGAGGATCAGGAAGAAATGTGGACTGAACCGATCTGTAAAAAAATGTTTGATGCACTCGAATCCCGCGGTGTGCTGGTTACTTATTGCTCTAAAAGTGTTGTACGCAGGGCTCTGGTGTCAGCAGGATTTATGGTAGAGAAAATACCCGGCCCGCCGGGTAAAAGAGAAATAGTGCGGGCCATAAAATCCTAG
- a CDS encoding aldose epimerase family protein, with protein MKKYFILFAATASVAVFSCNSEPKNEPGAGSEATADSSKVKLADNDAFNDTLNGKMVSIFYLRNNGIEASVTNYGGRVVNLFVPDKDNNMVDVVIGPGNYKDMYETKDYFGATIGRYGNRIGKGKFKLDGVEYILPQNNGANTLHGGPDGFHNVVFDPKQLSDSSLQLTYLSKDGEMGFPGNLNVKVVYTLTANKEVKIEYEATTDKTTVCNLTNHTYFNLNGAGTINNHVLQVNADEYTPVDSTLIPFGKNETVKGTPFDFTAPTAIGARVDEKNTQLEYGKGYDHNFVIKGTGFRKAAEIKGDQSGILMEVWSEEPGLQFYGGNFMKSEKPMKNGTKDDYRTAFCLETQHYPDSPNIPSFPTTTLKPGAVYKTYTIYRFSK; from the coding sequence ATGAAAAAGTACTTTATTCTTTTCGCAGCTACTGCCTCAGTTGCTGTTTTTTCATGTAATAGCGAGCCTAAAAATGAGCCCGGTGCAGGAAGCGAAGCTACAGCCGACAGCAGCAAGGTGAAACTTGCTGACAATGATGCATTCAATGACACCCTGAACGGCAAAATGGTGAGCATCTTTTACCTGAGAAACAACGGTATTGAGGCATCGGTTACCAATTATGGCGGACGGGTGGTGAACCTGTTTGTTCCCGATAAGGACAACAATATGGTGGACGTGGTAATAGGCCCGGGTAACTATAAAGATATGTATGAAACCAAGGATTATTTTGGCGCTACTATCGGCCGCTATGGAAATCGCATTGGCAAAGGGAAATTTAAACTGGATGGTGTAGAATATATATTGCCCCAGAATAATGGAGCCAACACATTGCACGGCGGTCCTGATGGCTTTCATAATGTAGTGTTCGATCCAAAACAATTAAGTGACAGCTCGCTTCAGTTAACCTATTTATCAAAAGATGGAGAAATGGGTTTTCCCGGCAACCTGAATGTAAAAGTGGTATATACTTTAACTGCCAATAAAGAAGTGAAAATCGAGTATGAAGCAACAACAGATAAAACAACAGTTTGTAACCTTACCAACCATACTTATTTTAACCTGAACGGCGCCGGAACTATCAACAACCACGTACTGCAGGTAAATGCGGACGAGTATACGCCTGTTGATTCTACTTTGATACCGTTTGGTAAAAATGAAACGGTAAAAGGCACACCTTTCGATTTCACTGCACCTACTGCAATTGGCGCGAGGGTAGATGAAAAGAACACGCAACTGGAATACGGTAAAGGATACGATCATAATTTTGTGATCAAAGGAACCGGCTTTAGAAAAGCGGCTGAGATCAAAGGCGACCAAAGCGGTATTTTAATGGAAGTATGGTCTGAAGAGCCCGGGCTGCAGTTTTATGGCGGTAACTTTATGAAGAGTGAAAAGCCGATGAAAAATGGTACAAAGGATGATTACCGTACCGCATTTTGCCTGGAAACCCAGCACTATCCTGATTCGCCTAATATTCCTTCTTTCCCAACCACCACTTTAAAACCCGGAGCCGTTTACAAAACTTATACAATTTACAGGTTTAGTAAATAA
- the tilS gene encoding tRNA lysidine(34) synthetase TilS, producing the protein MQENKASRNLNDRFTAFISRHHLFTQKHRLLVAVSGGVDSVVLCHLCKEAGFDFGIAHCNFTLRGEDSNRDEAFVREWSKQLNVPFHVVKFATQQYSEEQKLSTQVAARNLRYQWFEQVCVEHEYDFILTAHHADDNIETVLMNFFRGTGINGLTGIQPVHQQVRRPLLFAKRHELESYLKWHGLSFVQDESNLHDDYTRNYFRNTVLPLVAKTYPEVQDNLLDNIGRFNDVAILYRQEIKRLSKKLLITRGEQIHLPVLLLQKTPAMKTVLLELIKPYGFKATQLNEVIQLLGSESGRYTLAPSHRILKDRKHLIISPLENVADTAVVIEKGTGTWEFAKGAITLTKTSVATPGKEVHVALLDEALIQYPLLLRPWRAGDYFYPLGMKGKKKLAKFFVDQKLSLADKEKVWVLEMNRKIVWVVGYRIDDRFKMTDKTKSVLKIEWRSQSKKPMD; encoded by the coding sequence ATGCAAGAAAATAAAGCAAGTCGGAACTTAAACGATCGGTTTACAGCGTTTATTAGCCGTCATCACCTGTTTACCCAAAAACACCGGCTATTGGTAGCGGTTAGTGGGGGAGTGGACTCGGTGGTATTGTGTCACTTGTGTAAAGAAGCCGGTTTTGACTTTGGTATTGCTCATTGTAATTTTACGCTGAGAGGGGAAGATAGCAACCGGGATGAGGCATTTGTGCGCGAATGGAGTAAACAATTGAACGTGCCTTTTCACGTAGTAAAATTTGCTACCCAACAGTATTCGGAAGAACAAAAGCTATCTACTCAGGTAGCCGCCCGCAATCTCAGGTATCAATGGTTTGAGCAGGTGTGTGTTGAGCACGAATATGATTTTATTCTGACGGCTCATCATGCCGATGATAACATTGAAACGGTGTTGATGAACTTTTTCCGGGGTACGGGCATCAACGGACTTACCGGCATCCAGCCGGTTCATCAGCAGGTACGCAGACCCTTATTATTTGCTAAAAGACATGAGCTGGAGTCTTATCTGAAATGGCATGGGTTATCATTTGTACAGGATGAGTCTAACTTACACGATGATTATACGCGTAATTATTTCAGAAACACCGTATTGCCCCTGGTTGCCAAAACTTACCCCGAAGTTCAGGACAACCTGTTGGATAATATTGGCCGCTTTAACGACGTAGCTATTCTTTATCGGCAGGAGATAAAGCGACTTTCTAAAAAACTGTTAATAACCAGGGGCGAACAGATACATTTGCCCGTATTGTTGCTGCAAAAAACGCCGGCAATGAAAACGGTATTGCTGGAGCTGATCAAGCCCTATGGTTTTAAGGCAACTCAATTAAACGAAGTGATACAGCTGCTCGGTAGTGAGTCGGGGAGATATACATTGGCTCCATCGCATCGTATTTTAAAAGACCGGAAACACCTGATCATATCTCCATTAGAAAATGTTGCCGATACCGCAGTTGTTATAGAAAAGGGAACGGGTACCTGGGAGTTTGCAAAGGGCGCAATAACGCTGACCAAAACAAGTGTGGCGACACCCGGAAAGGAAGTGCATGTGGCCTTGCTTGACGAAGCGCTGATACAATATCCATTGTTATTGAGACCTTGGAGGGCCGGAGATTATTTTTATCCGTTAGGTATGAAGGGGAAAAAGAAGCTGGCGAAATTTTTTGTTGATCAAAAGCTGTCGCTGGCCGATAAAGAGAAGGTATGGGTGCTTGAGATGAACCGTAAAATTGTATGGGTGGTGGGCTACCGGATCGATGACCGGTTTAAAATGACCGATAAAACGAAATCTGTTCTCAAGATAGAATGGCGAAGCCAATCAAAAAAGCCCATGGATTAA
- a CDS encoding tetratricopeptide repeat protein translates to MSRIEQITELLKENPSDSFLQHALALEYVKSGNDPDAKSVFEKLLADNPYYVGSYYHLAKLFERLGQDDEAIKVYERGMDIAKELGEQHAYGELKSAYEYLIY, encoded by the coding sequence ATGTCCAGAATTGAACAGATAACCGAATTATTAAAGGAGAATCCATCCGATAGTTTTTTGCAGCATGCCCTGGCTTTGGAGTATGTAAAAAGCGGGAATGACCCTGACGCTAAAAGTGTTTTTGAAAAATTGCTGGCAGATAATCCTTATTATGTGGGCAGCTATTACCACCTGGCCAAATTGTTTGAAAGGCTGGGCCAGGATGATGAAGCGATCAAGGTGTATGAGCGTGGAATGGACATTGCCAAAGAGTTAGGCGAGCAACATGCCTACGGTGAATTGAAAAGTGCTTACGAATACCTTATTTACTGA